The Chlorocebus sabaeus isolate Y175 chromosome 6, mChlSab1.0.hap1, whole genome shotgun sequence genome has a segment encoding these proteins:
- the CASP14 gene encoding caspase-14, producing the protein MSNLRSFEEEKYDMSGARLALTLCVTKAREGSEEDLDALEYMFRQLRFESTMKRDPTAQQFQEELEKFRQAIDSREDPISCAFVVLMAHGREGFLKGEDGEMVKLDNLFEALNNKNCQALRAKPKVYIIQACRGEQKDPGETVGGDEIVMVTKDSPQTIPTYTDALHVYSTVEGYIAYRHDQKGSCFIQTLVDVFTKGKGHILELLTEVTRRMAEAEMVQEGQAKKTNPEIQSTLRKRLYLQ; encoded by the exons ATGAGCAATCTGCGGTCTTTCGAGGAG GAGAAATATGATATGTCAGGTGCCCGCCTGGCCCTAACACTGTGTGTCACCAAAGCCCGGGAAGGTTCCGAAGAAGACCTGGATGCTCTGGAATACATGTTTCGGCAGCTGAGATTCGAAAGCACCATGAAAAGAGACCCCACTGCCCAG CAATTCCAGGAAGAGCTGGAAAAATTCCGGCAGGCCATCGATTCCCGGGAAGATCCCATCAGTTGTGCCTTCGTGGTACTCATGGCTCACGGGAGggaaggcttcctcaagggagaAGATGGGGAGATGGTCAAGCTGGACAATCTCTTCGAGGCCCTGAACAACAAGAACTGCCAGGCCCTGCGAGCCAAGCCCAAGGTGTACATCATACAGGCCTGTCGAGGAG AACAAAAGGATCCTGGTGAAACAGTAGGTGGAGATGAGATTGTGATGGTCACCAAAGACAGCCCCCAAACCATCCCAACGTACACAGATGCCCTGCACGTCTACTCTACGGTGGAGG GATACATCGCCTACCGACACGATCAGAAAGGCTCATGCTTTATCCAGACCCTGGTGGATGTGTTCACGAAGGGGAAAGGACATATCTTGGAGCTTCTGACAGAG GTGACCCGGCGGATGGCAGAAGCAGAGATGGTTCAGGAAGGACAAGCAAAGAAAACGAACCCTGAAATCCAAAGCACCCTCCGGAAACGGCTGTATCTGCAGTAG